One region of Mycolicibacterium lutetiense genomic DNA includes:
- a CDS encoding tyrosine-type recombinase/integrase produces the protein MAIRRGARAGVEDRWHRPARNNEAVLYPTDAVPGAPGWCTDSKHGTPGTLVCTGRHGQGQRWQARWVADGAERSKSFSKKADADRHLRGVVADVETGTYADPQRSAVTFGTIAESWLKTKQAANRAPKTIAGYRGLLDVVILPKWRDERLRDITHERLQDWLTFLATDPAARQHKKKSDETAGLSPARVIQTHQVVSQVLSYAMRSKYVATNAADHIELPSKPQSKDLALTHDQVHRLAEETANAEKAVRRRSDTAPAQTPPEALRAMVLLLAYSGLRYGECAALRVGDVDIDKRRVLVDKSVTQVRGQGRVEGETKTHQRRSVPILTEALAQELKAVTEGRDPSESLFPGPDGTAMTVGWFRVRFDKAVTAIGVPGITPHTLRHTAGSLAISEIGSVVVASKLLGHRNVSTTANIYSHMLDGDWDRLATAMDSAARKAATSG, from the coding sequence ATGGCGATCCGACGTGGAGCACGCGCAGGAGTAGAGGACCGGTGGCACCGGCCAGCCCGCAATAACGAGGCCGTCCTATATCCCACCGATGCCGTTCCGGGCGCACCGGGTTGGTGCACCGACTCCAAGCACGGCACCCCGGGCACATTGGTGTGCACGGGCCGTCACGGCCAGGGCCAGCGCTGGCAAGCCCGGTGGGTGGCTGACGGTGCCGAGCGGTCCAAGAGCTTCAGCAAGAAGGCCGACGCCGACCGGCATTTGCGCGGTGTCGTCGCCGACGTCGAGACCGGCACCTATGCCGACCCCCAGCGGTCCGCCGTCACGTTCGGCACCATCGCCGAGTCCTGGCTGAAGACCAAGCAAGCGGCCAACCGAGCCCCCAAGACCATCGCCGGATATAGAGGTCTCCTCGACGTCGTGATCCTGCCCAAGTGGCGCGATGAGCGTCTGCGCGACATCACCCACGAGCGCCTGCAGGACTGGTTGACGTTCCTGGCCACTGACCCGGCGGCACGACAACACAAGAAGAAGAGCGACGAGACCGCAGGCCTATCCCCCGCCCGGGTAATCCAGACTCACCAGGTGGTCAGCCAAGTGCTGTCCTATGCGATGCGCTCCAAGTACGTGGCGACCAACGCCGCCGACCACATCGAGCTGCCCAGCAAGCCACAGAGCAAGGATCTGGCCCTCACTCACGACCAGGTGCACCGCCTGGCCGAGGAAACGGCCAACGCCGAGAAGGCCGTTCGTCGCCGCAGCGACACCGCCCCGGCGCAGACGCCCCCAGAAGCGCTGCGGGCCATGGTGCTGCTGCTGGCCTACTCCGGTCTGCGCTATGGCGAGTGCGCCGCGCTGCGGGTGGGCGACGTCGATATCGACAAGCGCCGGGTTCTCGTTGACAAGTCGGTTACCCAGGTTCGGGGCCAGGGCCGCGTCGAGGGCGAGACCAAGACACACCAACGCCGGTCGGTGCCGATTCTGACCGAGGCATTGGCCCAGGAGCTGAAGGCCGTCACCGAGGGCCGCGACCCGTCAGAGTCCCTGTTCCCCGGCCCCGACGGCACGGCGATGACCGTCGGCTGGTTCCGGGTCCGGTTCGATAAGGCCGTCACCGCCATTGGCGTGCCAGGCATCACGCCGCACACGCTGCGCCACACTGCGGGATCGCTTGCGATCAGCGAGATCGGCAGCGTGGTGGTGGCCTCCAAGCTGCTGGGCCACCGCAATGTCAGCACCACCGCCAACATCTACTCGCACATGCTCGACGGCGATTGGGACCGGCTCGCGACGGCGATGGATTCTGCCGCGCGCAAGGCTGCAACCAGCGGATAG